One stretch of Corallococcus exiguus DNA includes these proteins:
- the guaA gene encoding glutamine-hydrolyzing GMP synthase: protein MDLHSEKILILDFGSQYTQLIARRVRELGVYCEIHRPDLPAADIRQFAPRGIILSGGPASVEAPGSPRCDPFVFEAGVPVLGICYGLQLISKLLGGRIDRGAHREFGSAAVEVLSARGPFAEFRPGDQVQVWMSHGDRVDELPPGFEAIGRSGNSPFAAAAHKTNPWYGFQFHPEVVHTPQGKAMLRAFLFNDCKVTGSWTMKGFIDEAVETIRKQVGEEGRVICGLSGGVDSSVAALLLHRAIGPRLQCIFVDNGVLRQGERAQVEALFVDRFHVPLKTVDARERFLSKLAGVTDPEQKRKIIGREFIAVFEEASRDVQDAGFLAQGTLYPDVIESVSWKGPSVTIKSHHNVGGLPEQMKLKLVEPLRELFKDEVRALGRELGLPDEMVSRQPFPGPGLAIRVLGEVNEKRLDLVRRADAIVQEEIHKAGLYKEVWQAFAVLLPVQSVGVMGDERTYESTCVLRAVTSVDGMTADWARIPFPILEKISSRITNEVRGINRVVYDISSKPPATIEWE, encoded by the coding sequence GTGGACCTGCACTCCGAGAAGATCCTGATCCTTGATTTCGGGAGCCAGTACACCCAGCTCATCGCCCGCCGTGTGCGCGAGCTGGGCGTCTACTGCGAAATCCACCGCCCGGACCTGCCCGCCGCCGACATCCGGCAGTTCGCGCCGAGGGGCATCATCCTCTCCGGCGGGCCGGCGTCCGTGGAAGCGCCCGGCTCCCCGCGCTGCGACCCCTTCGTCTTCGAGGCCGGCGTCCCCGTCCTGGGCATCTGCTACGGCCTCCAGCTCATCTCCAAGCTCCTGGGAGGCCGCATCGACCGGGGCGCCCACCGCGAGTTCGGCAGCGCGGCGGTGGAAGTCCTCAGCGCGCGAGGCCCCTTCGCGGAGTTCCGCCCGGGCGACCAGGTGCAGGTGTGGATGAGCCACGGCGACCGGGTGGACGAGCTGCCGCCCGGCTTCGAGGCCATCGGCCGCAGTGGCAACTCGCCCTTCGCGGCGGCGGCCCACAAGACGAACCCCTGGTACGGCTTCCAGTTCCACCCGGAGGTGGTCCACACGCCGCAGGGCAAGGCCATGCTGCGCGCCTTCCTCTTCAACGACTGCAAGGTCACCGGCTCGTGGACGATGAAGGGCTTCATCGACGAGGCGGTGGAGACCATCCGCAAGCAGGTCGGTGAAGAAGGCCGCGTCATCTGCGGGCTGTCCGGCGGCGTGGACAGCTCCGTGGCGGCGCTGCTGCTGCACCGGGCGATTGGCCCCCGGCTCCAGTGCATCTTCGTGGACAACGGTGTGCTGCGTCAGGGCGAGCGGGCGCAGGTGGAGGCGCTCTTCGTGGACCGCTTCCACGTGCCGCTGAAGACGGTGGACGCGCGCGAGCGCTTCCTGTCGAAGCTGGCTGGCGTCACGGATCCGGAACAGAAGCGGAAGATCATCGGCCGGGAGTTCATCGCCGTCTTCGAGGAGGCCTCGCGCGACGTGCAGGACGCGGGCTTCCTGGCGCAGGGCACGCTGTACCCGGACGTCATCGAGTCCGTGTCCTGGAAGGGCCCGTCCGTCACCATCAAGAGCCACCACAACGTGGGCGGCCTGCCGGAGCAGATGAAGCTCAAGCTGGTGGAGCCCCTGCGCGAGCTCTTCAAGGACGAGGTCCGCGCCCTGGGCCGCGAGCTGGGCCTGCCGGACGAGATGGTCTCCCGTCAGCCCTTCCCGGGCCCGGGTCTGGCCATCCGCGTGCTGGGCGAGGTGAACGAGAAGCGCCTGGACCTGGTGCGCCGCGCGGACGCCATCGTGCAGGAGGAGATCCACAAGGCCGGCCTCTACAAGGAAGTGTGGCAGGCCTTCGCCGTATTGCTGCCGGTGCAGAGCGTGGGCGTGATGGGCGACGAGCGCACCTACGAGTCCACCTGCGTGCTGCGCGCCGTCACCAGCGTGGACGGGATGACGGCGGACTGGGCCCGCATCCCGTTCCCCATCCTGGAGAAGATCTCCTCGCGCATCACCAACGAGGTGCGCGGCATCAACCGCGTCGTCTACGACATCTCCTCCAAGCCGCCCGCCACCATCGAGTGGGAGTGA